The stretch of DNA GTTCCGACCGGGACGCCGAGCACCGCGGCGACCTGCGCGTACGGGTGCTGTTGGCCGAAGTACCGCAGCATCACGACCAGCCGCAGGTGCTCCGGTAGCTGAGCCAGCGCCGCCCATATCCAGTCGCCGAGGAGCTGTGATTCGAGCGTCTCCTCCGTGGGGGTTCCGGCGTTGACGAGGTCCTCAGTCACGTCTTCGACGCTGACCAGGGCAGGTGTTCGGCGTCGCAGCCGGGCGAGACAGACGTTGCGCACGATGCGTTGCAGCCACGGCGTGAACGCCTCCGGGGCGCGCAGGGAGCCCACGTGCTGGACCGCCACCAGGAGCGCATCCGTGTACGCGTCGTGTGCCTCCACGGTGTCGCGCAGGCAGCCGAGGGCCACGGCGTACAACCACGCGCGGGTGGAC from Actinomycetota bacterium encodes:
- a CDS encoding sigma-70 family RNA polymerase sigma factor, coding for MALGCLRDTVEAHDAYTDALLVAVQHVGSLRAPEAFTPWLQRIVRNVCLARLRRRTPALVSVEDVTEDLVNAGTPTEETLESQLLGDWIWAALAQLPEHLRLVVMLRYFGQQHPYAQVAAVLGVPVGT